From the Pseudanabaena sp. FACHB-2040 genome, one window contains:
- a CDS encoding RNA polymerase sigma factor SigF — protein sequence MKSQSPCSAKMMDLLVSYHQAPSVNLRNQLVKLNTGLVRKIVHRLCHQCGEPFEDLEQIGYLGLIRAIERFNPKQGCAFSSFAVPYIRGEILHYLRDRSSAVKIPRRWQELQKTAQRVCSELSHELGRNPKDAEVATRLGISKTEWQEMQVANHNRSPLSLDACITHQHESSPLSLGDMLPDTHAQVLLHWEEDRAQLQHALSQLEEKTRSIIEMVYLQELPRKVAAERLGVSPMTVSRRLKSGIEQLAVFLGQPIQACKP from the coding sequence ATGAAAAGCCAATCTCCCTGCTCTGCCAAAATGATGGATCTGCTGGTTTCTTACCATCAAGCCCCCTCGGTAAACTTGCGAAATCAGTTAGTCAAGCTCAATACTGGACTCGTACGTAAGATTGTGCACCGGCTTTGCCATCAGTGTGGAGAGCCCTTTGAGGACTTAGAACAAATTGGCTATCTGGGCCTGATTCGCGCCATCGAACGGTTCAATCCCAAGCAGGGCTGTGCTTTTAGTTCATTTGCAGTGCCCTACATTCGCGGGGAGATTTTGCATTACCTGCGCGATCGCAGCAGCGCCGTAAAAATTCCTCGACGCTGGCAGGAGCTACAAAAGACAGCTCAGCGGGTCTGCAGTGAACTGAGCCATGAGCTAGGCCGCAATCCCAAAGATGCCGAAGTTGCTACCCGATTAGGCATTTCCAAGACCGAGTGGCAGGAAATGCAGGTGGCTAACCACAACCGCTCACCCCTCAGCCTTGATGCCTGCATAACTCATCAGCACGAGTCATCCCCACTGAGTCTGGGAGACATGCTGCCCGATACCCATGCTCAAGTGCTGCTCCATTGGGAGGAAGACCGCGCCCAGCTGCAGCACGCCCTCAGTCAGCTAGAAGAAAAAACTCGCTCTATCATCGAAATGGTGTACTTGCAGGAACTGCCCCGAAAAGTCGCCGCTGAGCGCTTGGGCGTTAGCCCCATGACAGTCAGCCGTCGATTGAAGAGCGGCATAGAGCAGCTAGCTGTTTTTTTGGGTCAGCCGATTCAAGCCTGCAAACCTTAG
- a CDS encoding Spy/CpxP family protein refolding chaperone — MNTWPTSIKNQISPNRRLPLLAGMLALALAATLAPAGLAQSGSLQECGDRQGQNHLNLTTEQQAQMDSIRQAERQQMDTILTTEQRERLETARTNRENPRQVFESLGLTETQKTQMQAVRESAREQMNAILTQEQRQQLMQRSPHGPEGRSPAGEQPQ; from the coding sequence ATGAACACTTGGCCCACCTCAATCAAAAACCAGATTTCGCCCAATAGACGGCTGCCCCTGCTAGCGGGTATGTTGGCGCTGGCGCTGGCAGCCACCCTTGCTCCAGCGGGGCTAGCCCAATCAGGTTCACTTCAAGAGTGTGGCGATCGGCAGGGGCAAAATCATTTGAACCTGACTACAGAGCAGCAGGCCCAAATGGACAGTATCCGGCAAGCCGAGCGACAGCAAATGGACACCATCTTGACCACCGAGCAAAGAGAGCGTTTAGAAACGGCTAGAACCAATCGAGAAAACCCTCGCCAAGTCTTTGAATCCCTTGGCCTGACAGAAACTCAAAAAACTCAAATGCAGGCAGTTCGCGAATCTGCTAGAGAGCAGATGAATGCTATCCTCACCCAGGAACAGCGACAGCAGCTAATGCAGCGTTCTCCCCACGGGCCAGAGGGTAGGTCTCCCGCAGGTGAGCAGCCCCAGTAA
- a CDS encoding sensor histidine kinase, translated as MHRRWLFPNHSFRLMLYLEWILLGIMLLGEIRPTPHAAAGKWGLLSSVLILASFGLMGLKLPRENALSKVLYTAVEFGLLFLAFELNRRTAFFPLLGLIIVMRSCLIFQQAGRLTVAIGVFGAFLLMLFQPMPMAPPPPRRLPPPELLTQTIFTLKLNTAVTFGLTLLFTLLLINTLLSERQSREKLLQANVQLRQYALRIEDQATLQERNRIAREIHDALGHTLTAQSIQLENAQLFLPTDAGKTAAFLQEAQRLGARALQEVRRSVSMLRADPLRGQSLEDAIASSLKEFQQTTGITPAYTLALTRPLPAEFRAAFYRILQESLTNIYRHSLADEVSIQLLEQGEIVQLQINDNGRGFDPEGNSTGFGLQGMRERTLALGGQFQLFSQPGQGCQITVRLPLPGIVL; from the coding sequence ATGCACCGTCGCTGGCTCTTTCCCAACCATTCCTTTCGTCTAATGCTTTACCTGGAATGGATTTTGCTGGGGATTATGTTGCTGGGTGAGATTCGACCTACGCCCCATGCTGCGGCCGGAAAGTGGGGCTTGCTCTCCTCAGTTCTGATTCTGGCTAGTTTTGGGCTGATGGGTCTGAAGCTGCCCAGGGAAAATGCTTTAAGCAAGGTGTTGTATACGGCAGTAGAGTTTGGTCTACTGTTTTTAGCGTTTGAGCTGAACCGGCGAACGGCCTTTTTCCCGCTACTAGGTCTGATTATTGTCATGCGTAGCTGTCTGATCTTTCAGCAGGCAGGACGCTTGACGGTGGCCATTGGGGTATTTGGGGCTTTTCTGCTGATGCTGTTTCAGCCGATGCCGATGGCCCCGCCGCCACCCAGACGGCTCCCGCCTCCCGAACTGTTGACCCAAACGATTTTTACCCTCAAGCTCAATACAGCGGTAACCTTTGGCCTAACGCTGCTGTTTACCCTGCTGCTGATCAACACGCTGCTGTCCGAGCGTCAGAGCCGGGAAAAGCTGCTGCAGGCCAATGTGCAGCTGCGGCAGTACGCGCTCAGAATTGAAGATCAGGCAACGCTGCAGGAGCGCAATCGCATTGCCCGCGAAATTCACGATGCGTTAGGACATACCCTAACAGCTCAGAGTATTCAGCTAGAAAATGCTCAGCTATTTTTACCAACCGATGCTGGCAAAACCGCTGCTTTTCTACAGGAAGCCCAACGTTTAGGCGCTAGAGCTCTGCAGGAGGTGCGGCGTTCGGTTTCTATGCTGCGAGCCGACCCATTGCGAGGTCAGTCTCTGGAAGATGCGATCGCATCCTCCCTCAAAGAGTTCCAGCAGACGACCGGCATTACCCCTGCTTACACCCTGGCACTGACCCGCCCGCTACCCGCGGAATTTCGAGCAGCTTTTTACCGCATTTTGCAAGAGTCGCTAACTAACATTTACCGGCACAGCCTGGCCGACGAAGTGAGCATCCAACTGCTAGAGCAGGGGGAAATTGTGCAGCTGCAGATCAATGATAATGGCCGGGGGTTTGACCCTGAGGGCAACTCCACAGGCTTTGGCTTGCAAGGCATGCGAGAGCGTACCTTGGCTCTAGGCGGCCAGTTTCAGCTCTTCAGCCAGCCCGGCCAGGGCTGCCAGATTACGGTGAGACTACCGCTGCCGGGGATTGTTCTATGA